tataaatatatatatatatatatatatatatatatatatatatatatatagatataaaacacatTTAACTATTCAGCATGAAAGTTTAGGTTAAGTTACATGtcacttattcatatattattttcttacatAAAACcttgagggatatatatatatatatatatatatatatatatatatatatatatatatatatatatatatttatatatttatatatatatatttatatatatatttatatatatatatttatatatatatttatatatatatttatatatatatatttatatatatatatttatatatatatatatttatatatatatatatatatatatatatatatatttatatatatatatttatatatatatatatatatatatacatatatatatatatatatatatatatatatatatatatatatatatatatatatatatatatatatatatatttaaattatatatatatatatatatttaaattatatatatatatatatatatatatatatatatatatatatatatataaattgtatatatatatatatatatatatatatttatatatatatatatatatatatatatatatatatatatatatatatatatataatgtatgtatgtatttgattatatcGGTAGATATGTTTATCTTAGAAGTTTTAAATTTTCGAGGAAAAAATCATTACAGCACTGCTGTTAAGTATTTAatacaaacataaagatataaataactcaaatgaaatttgaaagaaaattgGCTGAATAGAAACTGATATTTCATATGACTCATTTAATGTTAACTGGACAGCAAACCAGTTCTGTCTGATTAATTGCTTGATTCTTAGAAGGGGAGCCAAGGTTGGTATGAATATTAAAAGGAAttgcaattaataaataaatgaaagacaaGTGAAAAGTTTAAGTAAATGATTAACTGTTAAAGCACTGTCTCACATTGGCTGCCCGTAAGAAGGCTGATAGctttaaactaatgataatgatattgataaacaaCAAGATAGCTTATATAATAAAACTAgccaaagaataaacaaaacaaaaaaataataataataatcagaaataaaaaaaaaactaaggtaCTATGAAATCTAAGTGAGGAGAtgacaaaccgagagagagagagatccaaagagaaggaagaggcactCAATAGATACTTATTAAACTgatggacagagaaagtgaggagcAAACTTGAAAACTGACCGATGGACAGTTTTAaagagatacatgcatatatatatatatatatatatatatatatatatatatatatatatatatatatacatatatatatatatatatatatatatatatatctatatatatcaatacctacatacatgcacacatagaaacctgtgtgtgtgtgtaagaaagaaagagacagagacagagacagacagagacagactgagacagagacagagacagacagagacagagacagagacagagcagacagacagagacagacagagagagacagagacagacagagacagacagagagagagagagagacagagagacagagagagagagagaaagagaaagatagagagagcgagagagagagagagagtttttttcttctccccctttccttttccatctcttccccatccccttatgGCCATTTATCCAAATCATCAACTCATTTTAACTCTTCGCCAAAAAATTGAAAACGcccctaatgaccttagatgttgacgaggcttaaaattttaaataaataatattgtgtgtgcttgtttttatgtgtgcacgtgtgtgtaaagtgtaaagTTAAAAGTtgaaaagagaaggatgaaaacacattcatataatacTGTGcacctatgtacatacatgtatacatgcacacagatgtgtgcgcgtgcgcgcgtgtaggTCTACAGTCCATTGACACAGTTtacgagaaagagaaatgcaagaAGTAAACACAAGTAAAGGTTAATTAAGTTGTGGAAGTGGCCGGTTTGTGTTGTGATATTCATCGATTGAATTCATTTAAATTTCACTTATACATTCGTAAGCGATTTTTGATGTATAATTTCGACACTTGCAAGAAGAGAATTGAAACTCGGCAATTTATAGAAATTTAGTAGAATtttcaaataaatgaatgaatgaatagttttgtagtcttttttttttttcttttttttttctttctattatattgttgttattactattatcattactcgtaATACTAGCAAGATTGTTagtgctattgctatcattaatattttcatcatcagcaccgtttttttttcattattattattattgatttatattcatcatccttaataatattagtattaatgacattaagaataagaaaagcattgatgataaaacaacaacaacaatgtgataatgatagcgataacgataataataataaaataatgatatcatttttCCCTGGCTTGCGAGTGTGTGGCGCGGGCCAGCAACAGGCCATTGAGCTTTCTGCCTCAGAAGGGCCTTCTCAAGATGCTGAAGGGACTCTCATCACACACGTGGCTCCCCGCGTGTTCGAAGTTCCTCCAAGGAGTTTCCAGCAGAGGAAAATCGCCTTTATCAAGCCGGAATTTGAACGGCGCGCCCCCGAGGGACAATGCGGCGGCGCCTCCAAATCGCCAAACCGGAGGCGTCGTTTTTGGCATCGCTTGTGCCGGATACGCGACCTTTTTACTCTCGGTTACCGGGAGACTCATTTACaacaataggaggaggagagaggaaaagcggcGCCTCGCGACCCTGGAGCCCGCGGCGAAGGGCGGCGGCGACGTCCACGTGTTCTGGGTACTGGCGCCGGGCAGGAAGGTGGGCACCTCGCTCCTCTGTGTGGAATGCCCTGGCAACGAAGTCAAGGTGTTTGACCTGGTCGTTGGGGGCTACCAAGAGAGGtcgtggaggaagggaaagaaacgtcagactgaaagaaagagaagttatGAAAATGTGGCGATAGGTAGGCCTACATTGCAGACTGATATTTTTGTTCGACCGACCTTTGGTTATTAGCATTTTGCAacattaattactgttattgttttgttatcagtattagtattatcgttataatttattGGTACCTCCCATTCCGACAGTCATGTTAGTAAACATTTGATTTTATGAAAGGTTAATTATATGAAAGATTAACGTGGACAAACGCTTCACGCTCCAATCTGGATATCCCGGGAGAGCGAGTGTTTGGAGGATTGTGCAGGGACACATTGCAGAAGGGAGGCGGTGCCCATTTAACCACAGGGGAAGAGAATTGCTCCTTTACTCGGAAGATTGCTCCTGTAAAATAAGCCTTTGAAATTCTGGAAGCCTGTGCacgtcagagtgtgtgtgtgtgtgtgtgtgtgtgtgtgtgtgtgtgtgtgtgtgtgtgtgtgtgtgtgtgtgtgtgtgtgtgtgtgtgtgtgtgtgtgatatagaacTTATTAACCCATTCATAAGTCATTTTAATCCTTTTCTGCATTTCTTTCAAGCTGATACATGTCATTCAAACTCAAACATTCAAACTTATTCATGGCCCAGCTTCTCCACCGAATTCCCCACTTTCGGAATTCAGCTGATTCTTTTTTATCGTTTGTCTTTACTCTTCCTTCCCTGGCAGTCGAGGAAGCGAGTGGCAGCGAAATTCCACGGCGACGGAGATCCTCAGCGCCTTCCCCCGCCGCGCGAGGAGTGGCGCCGGGTCCTCCTGCTGGGTCATCGGCCTCGGGGGAACGCAGGTCTTCCCTTTCCAGCGAGGAGGAAGGGCGGCGACCTGGCTTCTCCGGGACCGCCGATTTGCCTCCTGAAGGAATGCCTGTTCCTGAAGGAGGCGTTGCAGGACAGGAGTCTTTGAAGGAGGAAGCGCCTCCTGGCAAAAGTAAATCCTAATTGTTctcatttgtcttttatttctgtgttttattcttcgtcctttatttctttacctttatcatctctttcttcatcttcttcacatgTTTTCCTTCTACGTGTCCTTCCTTTCGTTTTCCCACACCTGTCTTTCTGCGTTTTTTTCCCcacctttttgtttcttctgcttttccATCGTCCTCTTCGACTTTCTCTTAatttgcttattcttattctcgcatttttcttcttcttctcatacaTCTTCCTTATTATGggtttatcatcttttttattcgttgacatcatttacttttttgttcAGGTGTTTCATCATTTTTTCGTTTATTCTGTTTTATGTTTCCTGTTATTCATTTccgtttaaaatatttattttccttattgtttctATCGTTatagttggtattattattattattattattattattattattattattatcatcatcatcatcatcatcatcatcatcatcatcatcatcatcatcatcatcatcatcatcatcatcatcatcatcatcatcatcatcattattaacattattgtcattataattgaaatggctactattagtattatcatcatccttatcattatcatattttctttcaccatgaataaatcaagtttttttttttctttcatttaacttGAAGAATTAGACACGTTAACCCGAACCGCAACCTTTACTCcttaaacaatatattttttccttttttcatcatcCGATTACGGTTTAATTAATTAATGtaagatgataaaaaagggaataagagaggagggaaaaatcatgggcaaaattataaaagaataatgatagaaacgtaacaaatagagaaaagtgataagaaagaaagtaaggagaCGAAATGGTAAAtgcaataaagaaaaggaaaatagaaagagaagtaacaggaaagaaagcaaagagagtaACCAGTGAacgtgataaagaaagaggaaagcaaaGACAAGGGGGATTTATCAAGGTCGTGAATGGAGGGAAAATACAGATACTGAAAGAAACCAAGAATAGTTGAACGAAAATATGACAGAGAAAGGataataaagtaagaaagaaaaaaatgaggatgaaACATGAAGGACAAGAACAACAGGAaagcaataaataaaaggagTAAAGAAAGCCAAGGAAACGAATCACAAGAAACTTTGgtaacaaaaaacatgaaaagtaatgaacagagagaacaaaaaatgctgaaaaggaggaaagaaagagaaaatgagaaagacgaaagaggagagaaaagaaggaaaagaagaagaggaaagggcgaaataaaagaagaggaagagggaggagcgaagaagacaaagaaggaggagaggaagaaagagaagacaaggaggaaggagaaagaaggagagaaacaaaacagagcAAGAATCTGTACAAGTTGCGCCTGGTTTCCACGCGGGTTTCCCGAGAAGCAACAGGACGCGTTTCCCGCGATAGGGAGCGCACGCACGCAGCGCCCGAAGCAGAAGCCGACGGACCAGTCTCTCGTCGGCCCCCGCGTGCCACCGGCCCTTCTGCGCCCTCAGCTCAAATAGcctacttattttttctctctcttcgtctctctcgtgAATAAAGCAAGATGGAGGTAAAAATCACCGGAGAATCGAACGCGGCGGAATCCTGCACGGGAGAAAACCAGGTGGTCATCTCCATCCCCCCAGGTGAGGCAGGGAATCGAACCGGTGTTgcaagggaaggcgaggggggatCCTCTGCGATCTTGGTGGTGGGGAAAAcgcaatatatatgcatttatgtatatagtatatatatatacatatatacacacacgcacacatatatatataaatgcctatatatatatatatgtgtgtgtgtgtgtgtgtgtgtgtgtgtgtgtgtgtgtgtctgtgtgcatacacacacaaacacacaaacagtaattcattttaaattaaattatgggataaaaaaggaaggtaacatttttttttttttttattattatctttgttattgacattattgttctGTAGATTTGATCTGTGTTGATTCAAAACTTTTACAAGTGAAATTCTTAGAGGCTACTGTGCTATTGCTTAGttttttatgttaattatatattgcGTGAAGTTCCAGTGATTAGACATATTGCATGGCGACACACGCCTTTTCTTAGAATTCTGAAAGTAATGAAAAAtgcttttattgctttattattggaaaaataacgtaaaaaagTTAAGAGcacgggaagaaggaagaagagaaaaacggggggagaaggagacgaagacatggttaaaaggagaaaagaagacacgaaggcaaaggaggaagacgGATACGAAGAACAGAGTGACAAACAAATGtcataaagagaaaaaacaaaactctGCAGCGTGTGCCACGTTATGGCGGTCAGTGCCCCGGGGTGCGTTTCCGTTTATTCCGATTATTCTGGGCATttctgaaagacagagaaagatgtagCACTGGTATTACAACCCTCCCACCCTTTTAGGCCGACTTTCGAAAACGGATTTCGTGGCGGTCCCACAACTTACACTCAATGGAAAGGCTGTTATGTAATTTTTACCCAATTCACCTTCTCTTCGACCGCAAGCAGAGATAGGGAATGAAGTGCAGCCAGAAGCCACAGAAAcaatctctacctctccctctctctctctctctctctctctctcttacagcctATATGCACATATGGAACCGGCTTTGCCTGTGAGACCTCGCGCAGGTTGTGTGAGGTTAAACGCACAGGAGGCGCCTTAAAGAGTTAAGTTGCGTGGGgtggcagagaggaaggaggaggagaaggagaagaaggggagaaagggcgaaggcgacggaagaatatatatatatataaagagagggagacggatagagagagggagagagagagagagaaggagggagggggagagggagagagagagaagagagtgtaatGAAGTGCGGGGAGGATATCCCAGTGGTCTGCCACCAGTGTGATGAGTTCGAATTCCTCTTCGAATGGCACTGTTTGTTTGGTTCTTGTGAGCTGAGTTAAAGTAGTCGCGTTTTCTATACTTTATCAACACGGGAGTATGGTAGCTAGagtaagccgagtcagcaccagctgacacacgttacgagtcgacattagtcgacacaggccgggctcccctcattggcatagcccgggcgaagctcagcttcgcatatcggacttatccataGCTAGAGTACAGAAGACAGGCTTGGCAGAGACGTCCAGACTGGAGCGTTGTGCCATGCCCGCCAGCGCGAGCGGTCCCTGTGATCTGGAGGCATTGACCAAGCCTATGCTGAGGGCCGAGGGACTTCGGCTCTGAGTTTTCGAGGTGATTACAGGTCGTTTTGACGTTTTCACTAAACACAAGAACATGGAAAGCACTAATCTTTAGTAGGAGTGTCAgtgcagactctctgttttatggcagCCACAGGTTCCTGTGGTCGTATGTTTGGACGGGGACACTGGCTATGTCAgcacaattaaatcgtgaacatttgataactacagtatcgtcaatgaaaatgataacaaacatagtgattcagaataagcattttctgacAAATATTTTGAGTATAATTAAGATAAAGGTTTACATGTAGTTATGAAGTGATCGGCGGTAAGGGTCGGAAGTGCTTGCTCTGGGCCACTTTGTTATTGTCGTtccgttctgggcgcaggtcaggAGACCAGGAGAgtgctgggtaccgtgggaagtcgatggggagtagagggaaggggtcattaaagagagagagagagagagagagagagagagagagagagagagagagagagagagagagagagagagagagagagagagagagagagagagagagtgtgtgtgtgtgtgtgtgtgtgtgtgtgatttgcgaGTCTAGCTTCGCCCTGGCCTTCCATATGTATGGCCCGTCCGTGtgtcccccccgctccccccacacacatatctaaTCATCCGCACCGAAGATCATTCTGCATTCCGTTTCGCGGTGTCAGTATATCTAAAAATAGCCAATCAATATCGACTGCGAGCAGACCTAAGCAAGCATCATGCCGCGTGGGCGCCGCATGGGTAGGCCTAAGCGCATTCGACCTATTAATAAGGTACCGTTATCTCGAGGTTAAAGCTGCTGGTGTCTGTTCCTAGTTGTTCAAGGTCGGAGATTCCCTGGACGGCGAAATGTACGTGTTATTTTCGGTTATGTATACAGGGACGTTATCGCGACGTTCTGTGAAGTAATGTAGGAGGTATTCCCTAACTCTAGATTATATCTACTTATCCCCTGTTttgttcccttctttccctcctcctttctctgtctgttgatctgtttatcttatttatcgTTCTATGTGTCTCCTCTCATAtgaatctgtatctgtctgtctgtctgtttctctctctttctctctctctctctctctctctctctctctttctctatatatctatctatctatatatctctctctatctatctatctatatatctctatctctctcctctccctctccctcttcttctttccttttccctttctcttctctctctctctctctctccttcctctctctctctccttcctctctctctctccttcctctctctatctctctctctatctctctctctctcactcacacacacacacacacacacacacacacacacacacacacacacacactcactcactcactcactcactcactcattcattcattcattcattcattcattcactcactcactcactcactcactcactcactcactcactcactcactcactcactcactcactcactctcactctctctctctctctctctctcacacacacacacacacacacacacacacacacacacacacacacacacacacacacacacacacacacacacacacacacaagctcatgcacttgtctctcttcctctttatctctgttcgTGTCTGttgttgtatgtctgtgtcttgttgcctgtctctgtctgtttgtcttcctgtgCCTTTTCTCGCTTTGTAGTAATTATTCTTATGTTTAATACATAAGAGGATACCGGCTTACATATAATTGACGTATTGTATGCTCTGTATTTGATCTCAAATAAGGAGGCAAGGAAATTCCCGAATTAAAAGAGTCACCCTATAAAATTTCACGAAATTTTCTTTGGCTGGAAATCGCTAATGCACATTTTTCCAGGTGAATTGCAACCAACAACTGACAAAcgtattttcctcttttgttaCACGTACCTGTCAAGAAAATAGGGTGTCTATTCTCTATTATGAAATGTGGACAAAAGTTTACGCAACCCCAGCGGAATTTCGCATGCTCCAGGTTTTCACTATGCACTAGCCAATCAGGACTCGCCTCTCGTCCGCCCATTCATCCGCCTCGACCAATGGCGTCGCGCGTTACAGGCGGCGCCGCTGTAAGAGCACCCACGTCTCCCCTCCGCCGCTGACTCGCTCTCCGTCAGGCAGTTTGACCGTACACCTCCAGTACAAGTGAGTAATTGGACCCATTTTCGTGTGGAAGTTCGTCCGGATTTCGGCCAGAAAGGGGCCTAAGTTAGTGTTCTTcacagggaaagggaaatgagggcGTTATTTAGAGGAGAAGGCGGTGGAAAGGGGCTTAAAGTGGCGTGCGTCGGCGTTGACGGGTCTCCTCGGCGATGACGAAACCACCGCCTGATCAGCTGTCTAGCCGGGTACGCAACCTGGAAAATCAATATTTCGATTATTTTTACCATACCTTGGAGGAAAACGTTTACATATACACCATCTTCCCCTGGTCAGGAACGGTATGATGTGTTCCTGTTGGTTAAAACCCAAAAATAAGTCTTAGAAGCTTAAAAGCTTACTGAACAGACGTAATCGATCCCCGGGACATTCACGTGCGTCAGGAATATTTTACGcttttcatctctcccctttGCTAAATCGTAAAGTAAATGAACGAGAAATGTAAAGCGAAGCGAAGTAGATAGAAAAGTAGCGAGAAAGTCCCAAAGAGGCTGTATAAAGTGGAGAAAAAGCTCAAAGTAGCTGTAACAACGTGGTGCAGGGTACTCTGCGAGAGTGAAAGTGGGACAGTTAGGTTGTAGCAACGTAGTTGTTTTAAACGTGTGGTTCCTATCCTCGTCACACGGGGTCTTGCTATCCTTAAAGCTTGTAGGCGATCGTAATGGAATATTATTGAACCCCACACCGGAGGAGGATGGATTATCCACATGGATTCAGGAAAATTGGCAAATTTATTCAAACCTGAAGTTGCATCATCCAGGCCCATAGTTTCTGTAGTCTCCTCCcgctcccacaccccctccctctcctccctcacccctccctctccctctccctcttgtgtACTGCTATAAACCTGtatttgtcaatttatctatctatctatttatctatcgatttttgTCTCCTTGATATTGAAGTAATATAGTTGGGAGTTGATATGTATCAAGACACTACCATCCAAAGCAAGATAGAAGTCAGCCTGCAGCCtacctctacaaaaaaaaaaacttcttttccttttaaaatcaCTGGAAGTTGCAAACCGGCTGTGACGCAATTGGGATAATGTGGCATCTCGTGCGGACTGTCCTGGCGTTATGCAACCACAGGCAGGATTAGGATGTAGTGGGATGGAGCTGGGAATACTGTTGGGGGATTAATTCGCATGATCTCTTGATTGGTGTTAATGAAGCGGTTTGATATAGGTCTATGGTCGAAGTCTGGATAGGGATAGGCttgcattttttatctctctcacctgTAAGGAGATTGACCGGTGTTACCAATTGAAGTGAAGGACCTTTTGAAAATAACTTTTATCTTAGTCATTTCATAGGTCTTCTTACGGAAGGTTCTAGAACCTTCCGTAGAAAGAATACCTATTTAACCTTGACGTAACTACGTaaccaaaaggagagagaaaaggaatttgTCCAGAAGCCGCATTCTAGTTGTTCGACTAGAAGTAAGATTATTTTATTAGATTATAAGCTTTGAGTTACTTTGGATATGTAATTATTTCGCAATTGCTCAGCATAGTTACGTAAAGTACTTAAGTATGCTGTTGTAAGAAGTGAGATGagctcatctcttctcctttgaacattgtttttctgtttctcgaaAAATGTAACATCTTGTAATTTCTTGTGTAATTTTAGAGAGAACAATCTAGACGTTTATACGGGCGAAAGAGTACGTTATGTAAAATCCGATACAGTGTTCGCTTAGTTAGATACATCCATCAATAATATAGTGATTCAGGGTTTGTCAAAAAGTGCATTTTAGAGATGGGATTTGAAGATTTAGAAATTAGGAAAAAAGGAGTATGCCGGAGGAGGGCAATTGAACGTTTCCGAGAATTCTTTCCGCAAGAGAATGTGGCAACTCCCCTGCGTCAGCGTGACGTCACTCAACGCAGGAGGAAAGTTACCACATGGTGACTTCTCAATAACTAAGTGCTGTTGTTATCGCTAAGGTAGTTGAATAAGATTTTGTTGTTTTCGATTGTGAGTGGCTGTTGGATGTTTGCACGAGAGGCTTGGATTATATAACTGATTGAAAATGGCTTCAGGCTGAGTTGCCGATTAGCGGTTTTGCGGCAGGTTATCATCAAATTGATCCTTATCTGTGGAATGAGATGAATGCTGGAAGTGTGAACGCATGTATTATCTTTAGGATTTATTGATTGCAATAGTGGAAtggtaccccctccctctctctttccactcgcttcctcctcctacccctccctctatttctctcttcttgctactctctctctcttgtccctctgcctcttccatcatgtccttcctcgtccttctttccttccttttcctccttaacccaccctctcatcaccatcatcaccatcatcaccatcatcaccatcatctccatctccatctccatctccatctccatctccatctccatctccatctccatctccatctccatctccatctccatctccatctccatctccatctccatctccttctccttctccttctccttctccttctcctccttctcctccttctcctccttctcctccttctccttctccttctccttctccttctccttctccttctccttctccttctccttctccttctccttctccttctccttctccttctccttctccttctccttctccttctccttctccttctccttctccttctccttctccttctccttctccttctccttctccttctccttctccttctccttctccttctccttctccttctccttctccttctccttctccttctccttctccttctccttctccttctccttctccttctccttctccttctccttctccttctccttctccttctccttctccttctccttctccttctccttctcctccttctccttctccttctccttctcctccttctccttctcctccttctccttctccttctcctcctctctccttctcctccttctccttctccttctcctcctccttctcctcctcctcctccttctccttctcctctctccttctccttctcctctccttctccttcctccttctcctccttcttctcctccttctcctccttctccttcttctccttctcctccttctcctccttctccttcttctccttctccttcttctcctccttcttctccttctccttcttctcctccttcttcttcttctccttctcctccttctccttctccttcttctccttctccttctccttcttctccttctccttctccttcttctcctccttcttctccttctccttctccttctctcctcctcctcctcctcctccttctcctcctcctcctcctccttctcctcctcctcctcctccttctcctccttctcctcctccttctcctccttctcctcctcctcctcctccttctcctcctcctcctcctcctccttctcctcctccttctccttctcctcctccttctccttctcctcctccttctcctccttctccttctcctcctccttctccttctcctccttcttctcctccttcttctccttctccttctcctcctccttcttctccttcttctccgtctccttctccatcctctgatgcgctcctccttcttcgcctgctccttctccttctccttctcctcctccttctccttctcgtctccttctccttcttctcctctccttctcctctccttctccttctcctctccttctccttctcctccttcgccttctctttctctcctccttctcctcctcttctcctcctccttctcctccttctccttccttcttctcctccttctcctccttctccttctccttctcctccttcctcctccttctcctct
Above is a window of Penaeus chinensis breed Huanghai No. 1 chromosome 26, ASM1920278v2, whole genome shotgun sequence DNA encoding:
- the LOC125039197 gene encoding uncharacterized protein LOC125039197 isoform X1: MLKGLSSHTWLPACSKFLQGVSSRGKSPLSSRNLNGAPPRDNAAAPPNRQTGGVVFGIACAGYATFLLSVTGRLIYNNRRRREEKRRLATLEPAAKGGGDVHVFWVLAPGRKVGTSLLCVECPGNEVKVFDLVVGGYQERSWRKGKKRQTERKRSYENVAIVEEASGSEIPRRRRSSAPSPAARGVAPGPPAGSSASGERRSSLSSEEEGRRPGFSGTADLPPEGMPVPEGGVAGQESLKEEAPPGKSKS
- the LOC125039197 gene encoding uncharacterized protein LOC125039197 isoform X2, translated to MLKGLSSHTWLPACSKFLQGVSSRGKSPLSSRNLNGAPPRDNAAAPPNRQTGGVVFGIACAGYATFLLSVTGRLIYNNRRRREEKRRLATLEPAAKGGGDVHVFWVLAPGRKSRKRVAAKFHGDGDPQRLPPPREEWRRVLLLGHRPRGNAGLPFPARRKGGDLASPGPPICLLKECLFLKEALQDRSL